Sequence from the Phragmites australis chromosome 11, lpPhrAust1.1, whole genome shotgun sequence genome:
CTAGACTGACCTTCTCTTTAGCGGCGGCAAAGGGGAACGGCGGTTGAGGGGGAGGTCGACGTCGGGCTCCGGCCTTCCTCTCTCTCCGTCCGTGGCTTCCTTCAATCCCTGACCGGAGGTACGGGATCAAAATCGCTCTCTTGTGTTGATTTCCTGAAAAAACCTAGAAGATCCTGTTAGCAGTTATTTGAGCAAATTTGATTGATTGGGTGCTATGGTACCATGTGTCATGTATACTGCTTTTTGTTAAGAATCCAATCTACTCAAAGAATCTGGAACAATGTCTAGGATGAGTATCTCAAACACACGCGCTAGTACTAACAACAGTGACATATCGTTGTGCAGCTTTAAATCATGCACAGAGATCCATTGTATTTCATTTGGTTTATACTCACGTTATTTCAGTGCAGCAAATTAACAGAACTGATTCTGTTTCTGATTAGGATTTGAATTTGCACATGTACTATTTTGAATCGTCCATCAATTTTTTCGTTGCAAAATTTTCTACATGTTTGCATAGCATCGGGTCATGTAGATGGACAAGAGGAAGCTTAAAAGGAGAAAGTAGTTGCTCGTTGGTGCTGCTGCATGTGTGTCTGTTTCTATGGTGGTTTTGTTCCAATGAAGGAAATGAATAGGTCTAGAACTGACTACATGTATAGTAAAATTTACAAGAATGACACAATCTCCAAGAAAAAACACTAAGGCTTAGTAGAGCTCATTTCTTACAGCTGTCTCAAGTTTTGAGGCAATGCTCTTTGCTCCGTGGCATTATAGATGTATGCATTCAAGTTGTGAGTGAAGTTTGAAGAGTCAATGGTCATCCTACTCTAAGCTCGAACTGATCAAGCGGTGAACtcaaggggagggggagggcaTAGTGATTTTTTTCTGCAATTTGGTGACATGCTTCTCTTTCAGAGGACCCACTCAAAAACTTTTGCCTTTTTGCATGTTGAGGTAGCCCGCATTTATTGTGTTTACATGCTATATTGATTACATTTTGTTGCCAGGGGAGCTTAGATTAGCATTTTGCATAATTAGCCATCTTCTGGGCCGAATGTGCTGAACATAAATCATGTGCTGAATTGCGCTAGCTTTGTTGGTAGGTTCTCCAAAGTTGAAGCAGGGCATCAAATGATAAAAAAGCAAATCTCCGTCCCTTCATCTTGTTAGAGCGTCTCCAACAACGTACGGCAGAATTACTATAGCGATTATAATATCTCAGTTACCACCTCACATATAAAGAGATGAAAGACCCAAAAATACCTTATATGcacatgattgtaacataatcttAGGGGCAGGATGGTAATTTCTCATgccccttctctctataaaatagGCCCTTAAGAGGCCGGCAGGGGAATCCCTCTCTGGACTCAGTCACAAAACGCTCTTCCAGCTTCTTCCATACCCCTAGGTTCTcagttcatctccaagcttgagccattctCACTCCGGTGAGAAGGACTCTTGCTGCCTTGTTTGAGGCTCTTTTTCGTGCCCTAATAGATGGTGTCGTCCGTGGGGATGGACACTACAGCCTATGTGAAAATGGAGTCGGGAACTCACCATGAGAGGGGAGAATGGGGGTTCAACGCCTTCGCAGGCGCGAGGGAGTCACCGCCATGCTGCTCCATGCATGAGCTCACCATGTTGCATTGCTTTGAGCATGCGGCTCACCGGCGCAATGTCGCATGCGCCGACAGCGAGCATGGCACGTAGTGAGCCACGCCCAGCACGAAGGTTGCCATCGCGATAGGGGACATGTCGGAATTGTTTACCGGCCCCTCTCCGCCCTGGGGGGTTGGTCCAGCGCGTGGCAACGGGCACGAGGGCCCCCCATGTACGTCCAGCCCTCGAGCGAAGGCTAGTTCGTGCGATGGCCAGAGCGAAGGTAAAATTCGATGTGGGCCCCCATGCGCATGGTAAATCATGTACAACTATCAATCCATTGTGCATCGGATGGATTGGCCCCTTGTTTATTCACTGCTTTTAGCTGGTTGGCTTGTTGTTCGTCCTAGCATCGTGGCTAGTCCTAGCATTCTAAAGATTAGAGTGTTTTTATTTAATATGGTACCCGGCATGGTCCAAAGCCTTGGTACGACCGCCATACAACAGCGCGTTTTCAGGGTCGCATGCGTGGATCGCCTCGTGCATGCACCTAGAGACCCTTTTCATTTATTGTGACATGGCGTTGCGTTGAGCTTTATTTACTCCTTTTCATTTATATTGTACCGCTACGCATGTGAATAGCTAGCCACTCTTTTAGCTTTTTGCTTAACGGATAAAGTAGTGTAGCTGGTCGCCTCAATGTTGCCACCGGTGCATCGCTGGTTGCAGGCTGGCTGGTAGCGCGTTTGGTGAGCATGACACGCGTATAATAAGCAATGATGCTGGTGTCGGGTCATGCAAGCTGCGGTGCGGTCAAATCGCCTAACACGACATGGGTCTTGGACATGCGTGTACGTTGGCCAGTGGCGTACGATATGTTCACTTTTATGGCCGTATGATAGTAAAAAAGTCACCACACTTTCGTGGTAGGAATAGCAGTCATCACACCATGGCTACAGTTGAAGCTAACACTGTCGATATATTTATTATTCGCACCTACTTGCTGCCACACTAACCATGCATGGAGTATCCACCTTCGCACGGGAGGTACTCGAAAGCTCCGCAGCGGGGCCTCCGAACGGGGCTCCTTCGGCCTCGGTCGCTATTGAATAGGGCCTCCGAACGAGGCCCTTTGAACGGCGAGATAGCTCTACAATGGAGCCCCCGAACGGGCCTCCAAACAACGAGGCCGCTCCACAAcggcccccccccccccaacaggCCTCCGAACAGTGAGTCCGCTCCGTAGCGGGGCCTCCGAATGGCGAGGCCGCTCCGCATCAAGACCTCCGAACGGGCCTCCGAACAACGAGTCTCTCAGAACCTCGGAACTGGCAGATGAGGGGGTTGCTATTGGGGAACACCCTAGCCTTGAGATATTTAGACGATGTACGGCGGTATTACTATAACAATCATAATATCTCAGTTACTATCTCATATGTAAAAGGTTGAAATACCCAAAAATACCCTTATATGCACATGATTATAATATAATCTCAGGGGTAGGTTGATAATTTTCTCTGCctcttctctctataaaatagGTCCTCAAGGGGCGGGCTGGGGGGACCCCTCTCTCGACTCAGTCACATAGCTCTCTTCTAACTTCTTTCTCCCCCTAGGCTCTCAGttcatctctaagcttgagccCTTTGAACCCTTCTCACTCTAGTGAGAAGGACTCTCGCCGTGTTCTGTTTAGGGCTCTTTTTCGTGCCACAACAGCGTAGCTAGTTGTTATCTATTATTTCTTCCACATCATCTATAGTTAGTGCAAAAGCTTACCTCTCTAATGGTTGGTCTATAGCACAATTAAAGTTTTAATTACTCCATCCACCAATGTTCTCTCTCAACCAATCACCATGTACCTTTTGTCTTGTATTTAATCCCTCATGCCTTATAGTCTATCTATAGATTAAGTGGtagcttttctctctcttctttgcctctcctccaccttgacAAAAATCTGATGCGGACTATAGCTAGCTGACATGTATTGTTGGAGACGCTCTTAGTCTCTCTCTGCCTTAAAAGTCCCTTTAGAGTTGacatttattttgttttgagtCTAGGTTATGACAACCCTTGCCTCTTGGGACTTCACGTGCAGACTTGAATGCATAACAGCTTCCACTAAGAAAGCTTCACAGTATAATTTAGTTACTAACTAGATCTTGCCGTGCAATTGCTGAAATATTCGCAGTGTATTCAAACCTCATCCGATTTAATATGAATTCTGCACATGGTATACTATTTTAAAAGCCAGATATGCTTTACTCTATATCAATCAATTCATTAAATCTAGAAATAGCTGTATTAGTACCATTAATGTTCCTCTCCTTTTTTGACAACACCTTGATTTGAGGAGAGTGCTCATGGATGATGTCATGAAACTATACTCTTCTTGCTTAGGTAGGCGCAAGGATAGAGAACCTTTGATCCAAAACATCTGTGGATCGATTGAGCAGTCTTTCAGTTGAGCAGAGCTTTAAGAAGTTTGACAATTGGTATCTTCTCAATAATACAGTAAATTGCAAGATGCCAAAAATAAAGAACCTCTCTAATGCTTGTAAAGTATCATTTTCTCCAAATGGGCCCATATCTGAAGAGGCACTTGAGAGAATCCGTGCATTGTTAGGTGAgtcaaatttttattttgtatAATATAATAAGTGGTTGTGATTTTACCATTGTCAACTATTGTATTTCTTCATACTGAACTACTGTATCTTTACTTTAATGTTTGTTCTGAAACTACATCtccttgttttgtttttttactgTTTTGCATTTAATATTCTATATCCAGCACTCTTCTGTGCAACAGTTCTATTGCAATATAATGTTAAAAGTCAATGCAGCTGTTATTACTCACCTCAGTTTTGTACTCTGATTATGTGATTTATCTGAGCAACTTCTTAAGGTATGGAGTGTGTTTAGGTGGGTTAGCTAAGGGATAAAAGATAAGTTGGGGACAAAATAAGTTAGATGCTGACAGTGTGGGGATAGGCTGGCAGGCATAGTTGGGAAGCATGCTGAAGTCATTGAACTGGAGGGCATGAACCTGCTATAGCCAATAACACACCTTTGGAAGTTGAGGATGGATTTTCTGCAGGCCGTGCATAATTTTGTTGTAAGAACAAGCTATCCGCTACTTCCTTAGTTGTGTTCATTACTGCTATGAAGAGTTGCTGCCAACACTGAAATACAGACATCACAGAATTGCATGTAGAAAGCAGTGTGCTGGATTGAAATAACTAGGAAGAGTATTTCTTGGCCTGCAATAGAGTGTGACGGAATTGATTTGTTTATTGACTGGTCCATCCTCGTTGGCTCGTTGCTACTTTGCTAATTTTGTTGGAGTTGCTCCAAACTGCTGGAGATAGCTGAGAACACAACAGAACTTGAGTCCTGCCATATTTAGTTACATTGGTGTTGGGTGCATATTTTTGAAGGCATGCCTCCAAATGGACATAGTTGGAAAAATACTTCCTGTTTTTCTAGGATTGCTTagtattttgataaaatttcgTGCTGACATTACTTTGTAGCTCAGTTAGTTTCATAGTTTTCCATTGTAAATAACTTTGTACTTCTTTCCTATATATTTCATATATGCTATTATTAACAGCAGGGTTTTCTCCTGCTGCATTCCCTGAAAAAATAATATCTTGGTTATTGCCTTCTTTACTGGTCATGTTTGTCCAAATCAGGATTGAGGAACTAGATGTTTCTCATGTGTGGTCTGAATTACAATGTGACATTGTTTGTCTAGAGTTTACTCCAGTGCTAaaatagagtaaaaaaaattctatctgATTATGAAATAAGAGCATCAGCAGACCTAAAGATCAATTCTATTTCTTTTCGCCAGATGGGATAAGACCTTTAGATGTCGGTCTAGATAATGAAGCACAAATTGCACGCAGTTGGAATAGTTCTTCACATCAACCAAACGCGAGACGAGGACGAAATGGGGCTAACCAGTTCGCTCCTCCGATCAAATATTTGCACATCCATGAATGCAAAAGTTTCTCTGTAAGATCTCTTATTCATTCGTACTCTGTAAGATCTCTTATTCATTCTTACTGAATATTTTACTTTAATTATCTGCGGCTTTCAGTCGGTATATGGTATGTCTTCTCTGTGGTGCTCATTGCACTCGGCAAGTACTGAATTTATAATCTACGCAGATGGGTATATTTTGTATGCCACCGTGTTCAGTCATTCCACTTCACAACCATCCTGGGATGACTGTACTGAGCAAGCTTCTTTATGGAAAAGTGCATGCCGAATCTTATGATTGGATTGATATAGCTGATCCAGTTGACCAATTACAAGGTGAGGTCTGACATTTGAATTGATGTCTTTCTGCAATGCACCATTCTCCATAATCATAATCTATTTGACTAATTCTTTAAGGGATGATATTTAGTATGCCTCAATGTCTATTCTAGTATTCTTTGTTTCtcgctaaaaaaaaaaaatttaatggatgtacaaaaataatattttttttaagaaaacaatGAAAAGGACATAAATTAGTAGTTTGAACCAGATTAATTGTTTCTAAAACCCAACAAATGATTACTTCACAATCAATTGTTTCTTGCACATCCCTAATGGTCACTGATTGCTTTGCTGATTCGATGATTAAGCAATGCTAAGATGTGCCGCAAACAGAAGTCAAGCAGAACAATGTTAGGAGGTTATAATGCAAAAATTTCTTTGTGTCAAGTGAAGCACAATGGTACAAACccacatcatttttttttgatgGAAAGGTACAAGCCCACCTCTTTGAACACCTATCATAGGAGAGGCAGGAATTATTAAACGTAGGGATAGGAAAAACGTAGGAATGGAAGGATATTAGAGTGGAGAAGAAAGCATTGGACTTCTGAAAGGAAAAGTAAAATGAGGTTTGATGGAAAGGTACAAACCCACACATAGTTCTTAAGGTGGTAAGGTGAGGCATGGCGACCCACCCCCTTCCAACGCCTAGGTGCTTGTAAGGCGAGGCGAGGCAAGATGACGCCATACCAACTAAAAGCAGCAGAACAGCAGTAGGGGGAGGAGGAATGAAAAAGTAAAAGGAGAAGTGACTGGGCTGGGCCAGCCCACCATATCCCTTCCCTCATCTACTCGCTCTGAACCCTCATCTCTCGATGCTCTCTGTATCGCTTTCAAGTGCTGCCGCTTGCTCTTCGTCTCTCTCTATCAGCAGCACCGTTGCTCGCTTCCCTATCTTTTTCTCCCCACCAGCCAGCCACTCCTTTCCCCTGTTGCTCCCCTGCTCCTTGCTGCACTTCCCCTCAGAtcgaccgccgccgccaccatttTCAGATCGGTCACCGCAGCTGCCCAGAGGAAGTGTTGTGCCAGCCACCAGCACCGGAGCCGAcgggggcgggggaggcggcagCTGCTGTGGCCTTGCTAGCTGGTTCCCCTCCCACTCTtccttgcctctctctctctctctctctctctctctctctgcttttTGGCAAGGCATAGGCGACGCCCAGGCCTGCCGGAGCGCCTTGTCACCTTGGTGACGCTTAGACGACGCCTCAAGAACTATGAACCCACATCAGTGGACACCTATCATAAGAGAAGCAGGAATTATAAAATGTAGGGATAGGAAAAACGGAGGACTTCTGTTGTACGAAAAGTTGTATTTTCTgcttttgcttagattaatgTTAGATGAGTTCAAGCTACGGCTATTTAGCACACTCTTCTATAGATTATTTGTCTAATCATGCAAATgttcttattaaaaaaaatctttgcatCTAGTGACTCCATGATGTAATGCCTTGACCCGTCGCAACTTGCAGTAAGACCAGCAAAGCTTGTCAGAGATTGTGAAATGTCTGCACCAGAGACAACCATTCTTTACCCTAATAGAGGTGGTAACATCCACACTTTCAGAGCAATCACACCATGTGCTCTCTTTGACATCCTTTCTCCACCATATTCTGCTGAGGAGGGGCGGCACTGTTCATACTTCCGTAAATCCCTAGTGAAGGAACCACCTGGTACATGGAGCTCTTGAAACCTTTTACTTCTAAACTTCTTGTTCGTTATGCTAATCCTGACTTTCCTAACTTgttatctttaaaaattcacCTGCCAGTTGATTTGCCCAGTGAAATTGATAGCTCAGAAGTAGTCTGGTTGGAGGAGTTGGAGGATCATCAGCCCCCTGAGGGATTTGTTGTCACGAGAGGTCTGTATAAAGGCCCTGTTATAAGGAGATAATTTGGTTTGGAGCATGTAGTCCACGAACCGTCAATTCTACAGAACAGGAATGAACGTTCATGGTTTGATCACCATTTTAATTCTGTGCCCACCGCTGGAGCTTTTCTGACGTAGTTGTGCGTCTCTATCAGATGAAGACCATGGAGTACATACTTCCGAGCATAGTTTATCATAGCACTTGTCATGTTGTAGTTGGTACATCAAATGGAACAAGGTTTCCACCTGATGGTGatttcagaaagaatttggtgTGGGGGTATCATTTTGTCACTCATCGTGTAAGTGTTACAGCTGCAGTACTAGTGATTGTCTATATTATATCCGTTCCGGTCACAAAGAATTACTCCCTCCAGTCGTTTTGGATATGGTTCCGATCAAATTAAtgaaactttgaccatcaatgacttctaaaatatttagtttaggtacatgaaaatcatgtgtagatttgttttacaaaatactTTCAAAGCATCATAAATccattatattttataaatatatcctAATAGAATATAGTGGTCAAAGCTACATAATGAAGACTATATCATATCCAAAACAATATTAAGGATCTGCTAGAGGGAGTATCCTTTTAGATAGCTTTAAAGCATAAATTTGACAATAATTTCtactattatatatttatagagCCCAATCAATTATAATATAGTCAAAGATGGAAAATTTTTGTACATGCGACAAGTTTTCATGACCCAAAGCGGCAAGGGCAAAATCCATATACAACTCTAAagtcaccttttctttttcaatttgGCCCGTCTCATTTTCGTTTGCTGACTTATATGATGTTTTTGAATAATGGCGAGGGGTAGGGGGAGGGGTGATTTGGATAACTTTTATGGATTTTGAGACCAATCTTCTTAGTAGAATGGATATCCTGTCCCTAAACACCTTCCCCATTATCAGCTGTTGCCGTAACCACCATCGCATCCGCAAGCCGTCCCTTCACGACTCCACCTCGCGCAGCAACTCCCCTAGCCTTTTCATGGTCGACCTTACCGTCTCAGTGCAATCGCCCTCGTTGGCCGCTAGGACTACTTGCCTCCTTGTTCATCACTGCTCATCGTGATATTCTGAACTTCGGACTCCTGTAATGCCAGAGGCAACCTTcttgttctttattttttagAGAGAGCCTTATTGTTCTTGTTCTAGAGCACTTTTTAATAAATTTTCAATTCCTTGGAGGAAAGAGGGAACTGTATCACAGACATGTTTGTCAGAGAAAGTTTCTACAAGTATTGCGGTAACTACATCAGAGAAAGAGATTTGGGTTTCATGTGGCAACTGACGAGTGAACACACGTGTCATTTTTTCTAGCAAGCTATGTGAAATATCACTAGTAACCAAAATCTGGAACCAAATAAAAGGGAACCCCCCACCCAATAACATGATTCTTTTTTCTATAATCAATACGGAATTAAGGGTGCATTTGATTAGAAGGTGCGGTTGGATGGAATAGGGTCATTTCTGTTTTTTAATAAGATGATTAAATTTTTTGTTTAGTTTGAATGGATGGGAT
This genomic interval carries:
- the LOC133884639 gene encoding plant cysteine oxidase 5-like isoform X2 gives rise to the protein MPKIKNLSNACKVSFSPNGPISEEALERIRALLDGIRPLDVGLDNEAQIARSWNSSSHQPNARRGRNGANQFAPPIKYLHIHECKSFSMGIFCMPPCSVIPLHNHPGMTVLSKLLYGKVHAESYDWIDIADPVDQLQVRPAKLVRDCEMSAPETTILYPNRGGNIHTFRAITPCALFDILSPPYSAEEGRHCSYFRKSLVKEPPVDLPSEIDSSEVVWLEELEDHQPPEGFVVTRGLYKGPVIRR
- the LOC133884639 gene encoding plant cysteine oxidase 5-like isoform X1 produces the protein MPKIKNLSNACKVSFSPNGPISEEALERIRALLDGIRPLDVGLDNEAQIARSWNSSSHQPNARRGRNGANQFAPPIKYLHIHECKSFSVRSLIHSYSMGIFCMPPCSVIPLHNHPGMTVLSKLLYGKVHAESYDWIDIADPVDQLQVRPAKLVRDCEMSAPETTILYPNRGGNIHTFRAITPCALFDILSPPYSAEEGRHCSYFRKSLVKEPPVDLPSEIDSSEVVWLEELEDHQPPEGFVVTRGLYKGPVIRR
- the LOC133884639 gene encoding plant cysteine oxidase 5-like isoform X3 — encoded protein: MGIFCMPPCSVIPLHNHPGMTVLSKLLYGKVHAESYDWIDIADPVDQLQVRPAKLVRDCEMSAPETTILYPNRGGNIHTFRAITPCALFDILSPPYSAEEGRHCSYFRKSLVKEPPVDLPSEIDSSEVVWLEELEDHQPPEGFVVTRGLYKGPVIRR